Proteins from a genomic interval of Hornefia porci:
- the tmk gene encoding dTMP kinase produces MNRGLFISFEGPDGSGKSTQIEYLKTYFRERGLDCVFTREPGGTEIGEKLREVILDKSNNEMCDMTEALLYAASRAQHVCQLIGPALNEGKIVVCDRFMDSSIAYQGCGRQLGDKVRVINEYAVMGIIPDLTFLLEIDPRVGKGRIRADERDRLENEKLRFHKRVYRGYLQLAEQEPQRIVLIDGSRSREEMRAEITGHIERLLEQREGQ; encoded by the coding sequence ATCATTTGAGGGGCCGGACGGCTCCGGAAAATCCACGCAGATTGAGTATCTGAAAACCTATTTCCGGGAACGGGGGCTCGACTGCGTGTTTACCCGTGAGCCGGGAGGCACAGAGATTGGAGAAAAACTCCGGGAGGTGATCCTGGATAAGTCGAATAACGAAATGTGTGATATGACAGAGGCCCTGCTGTACGCAGCCAGCCGGGCGCAGCACGTCTGTCAGCTGATCGGCCCCGCGCTGAATGAAGGAAAGATCGTCGTCTGCGACCGCTTCATGGACTCCAGCATCGCCTATCAGGGCTGCGGGCGACAGCTGGGAGACAAGGTCAGAGTGATTAACGAATATGCGGTCATGGGCATAATTCCCGACCTCACATTCCTGCTGGAAATCGATCCGAGAGTCGGAAAGGGAAGAATCCGGGCGGACGAGAGAGACAGGCTGGAGAATGAAAAACTCCGGTTCCATAAACGCGTGTACCGGGGTTACCTGCAGCTTGCGGAACAAGAGCCGCAGAGAATTGTGCTCATCGACGGGAGCCGCAGCCGCGAGGAGATGAGAGCGGAAATCACGGGGCACATTGAGAGACTCCTGGAACAAAGGGAAGGGCAATGA